In one Rutidosis leptorrhynchoides isolate AG116_Rl617_1_P2 chromosome 8, CSIRO_AGI_Rlap_v1, whole genome shotgun sequence genomic region, the following are encoded:
- the LOC139863241 gene encoding uncharacterized protein, translating to MRKLEPNRKEAAGGRISSSSWYQINSRVEGDKLICVIQEKFPEPRPKWDYHVEFNEKTFQCDCSCLLFVREGRLCHHVFIVYYINEVHAIPDRYILKRWSKGASEVFNSIASELNLFVASYRVKKELLNKFRKALFFLKDDTEKLELLRDKFDVFISEFFNPDDDTAPSRFAAIEQFYDFPRPAIANVHGPKGVRNKGERSNKGESSNKRYLPAVERNGKKSRACKKCGILGHNRRSCDKRNAGKQKMKLVDEDDEDYDSMDEQHEEVGESQD from the exons ATGCGAAAACTGGAACCCAACCGCAAGGAGGCGGCTGGTGGGCGCAT ATCTTCCTCTTCATGGTATCAAATAAATTCTAGAGTTGAAGGAGATAAGCTAATTTGTGTAATTCAAGAAAAGTTTCCCGAACCACGTCCTAAGTGGGATTACCAT GTTGAATTTAATGAGAAGACATTTCAATGTGATTGCTCATGTTTGTTGTTTGTACGTGAAGGACGTTTGTGTCATCATGttttcattgtttattatataaatGAAGTTCATGCTATTCCTGATCGATATATTCTGAAGAGATGGTCAAAGGGAGCGTCTGAAGTATTCAATTCCATAGCTTCTGAGTTAAATTTGTTTGTTGCATCTTATAGGGTTAAGAAAGAGCTGCTCAATAAATTTAGAAAAGCACTCTTTTTCTTGAAGGATGATACTGAAAAACTTGAGCTGTTAAGAGACAAGTTTGATGTGTTTATTAGTGAATTTTTTAATCCGGATGATGATACAGCGCCTTCTAGATTTGCTGCAATTGAGCAGTTCTATGATTTCCCTAGGCCTGCTATTGCTAATGTTCATGGTCCAAAGGGTGTGCGTAACAAAGGTGAGAGAAGTAACAAAGGTGAGAGTAGTAACAAGAGATACTTACCTGCTGTTGAGAGAAATGGTAAGAAGAGCAGGGCATGCAAAAAATGTGGTATTCTTGGTCATAATAGGAGAAGTTGTGACAAAAGAAACGCTGGTAAACAAAAGATGAAGcttgttgatgaagatgatgaagactatgACTCGATGGATGAACAACATGAAGAAGTTGGTGAATCTCAAGATTGA